The following DNA comes from Azospirillum sp. TSA2s.
CTCTACATGACCTTCGGCACGCCGTGCGAGGAATGGAAGGTCGATCCGGTCCTGTCGGAGGCGATGGAGAAGATCTTCATCCTGCATGCCGATCACGAGCAGAACGCCTCGACCTCCACCGTCCGTCTCGCCGGTTCGTCGCACGCCAACCCGTTCGCCTGCATCGCGTCGGGCATCGCGGCGCTGTGGGGTCCGGCCCATGGCGGCGCCAACGAGGCCGTGCTGAAGATGCTGGAGGAGATCGGCTCGGTCGAGCGTATCCCCGAGTTCGTCCGCCGCGCCAAGGACAAGAACGACAGCTTCCGCCTGATGGGCTTCGGCCACCGGGTCTACAAGAACTACGACCCGCGCGCCAAGATCATGCGCGAGACCTGCTATCAGGTTCTCGACCGGCTTGGCATTCAGGACGAACCGCATCTGTCCATCGCGATGGAGCTGGAGAAAATCGCCCTGTCGGACGAGTATTTCGTCGAGAAGAAGCTTTATCCGAACGTCGACTTCTACTCGGGCATCATCCTGAAGGCGATGGGCTTCCCGACCAGCATGTTCACCGTGCTGTTCGCCGTGGCCCGCACCGTCGGCTGGATCAGCCAGTGGAAGGAGATGATCGAGGACCCGGCCCAGAAGATCGGCCGCCCCCGCCAGCTCTTCACCGGCTACGCCGCCCGTCCCTTCGTCCCGCTGGACAAGCGTTGATCGGTCGAATTACGGCGTCCCCTCTCCAAAAGGAGAGGGGCGTCCTGTGACCCAGCCTCTCCAACTCGGCCTGTCGGTCGCCATCGTTGCGGTGACCGGCGGGACGCCGCGCGTCGTGACGGTGCGCAGCGGCTTTTCCGTGCCGGAAGACCACCGGCGCGGAGACGAGCCGTTGCCGCATCGTGACGCGCTGCCCGGCGCGCCCTTCGAGCCCGACCGCTTCCGCACCCTGCAGGACGGCGTGCGCGCGGTGGCGGAGGGACTCTCGGGTTTGGCGCTGCGCTACGTCGAGCAGCTCTATACCTTCGGTGACCGCTACCGCGATCCGCACGAGCTGTTCGGCGGTCCGCGCTCCGTCGTGGTCGGCTATCTGGCGCTGGTCCGCGACGGCCCGCTGGGCGGCGAGGCCTCGGCCGAATGGCGCGACCTCTACGATCATTTCCCGTGGGAGGATTGGCGCGACCAGCGCCCGCCGCTGCTGGACGCCGTGATCGCACCAGCGCTCGGCGGCTGGATCGCCTCGGCGCCTGACGAGGGCACCCGACTGCGAAGGGGCGAGCGTGCCCAAATGGCCTTCGGCCTGGACGGTGCCGACTGGGACATGGAGCGCGTGCTGGAGCGCTTCGAACTGCTCTACGAGGCCGGGCTGGTGGTGGAGGCCTTCCGCGACCGTGACCTCGCCGCACGGGTCGACCCCTTGGTGCGGGCCGGTGGGCCGATGCCGCGGGCGCTCGGCCGGCCGATGGCGCGCGACGGCCGGCGCATCCTGGCGACCGCGCTGGAGCGGCTGCGCGGCAAGCTGCGCTATCGCCCCATCGTCTTCGAACTGCTGCCGCCGACCTTCACCCTGCATCAATTGCAGCTGGTGGTGGAGGCGCTGTCCGGCGAGCGGGTGCACAAGCAGAATTTCCGCCGCCTGATGATCTCCGGCGGCTTCGTCGAGCCCACCGGCCAGTACGAAAGCCAGACCGGCGGCCGGCCCGCCGAGTTGTACCGCTTCCGCCGCCAAGCCATCCACGAACGCACCAGCGCCGGTGCCATCCCATCCGCGGACGGATAAGGGTAAAATCCATCGGAAACTTCGACGCGCGGCATTGGGCGCAGTTGTCAACGGGCGGCTGCAAGCGGATACTGGTGGAACGGTTTTAAACCCGGACTGTCCATAGCCGGAAAGTTTCAAGAAGGCCGATGTCGCACCGCATCCTGATCGCCGACGACCACCCGCTGATGCGCACTGCATTGACCCAGACCATCGGTCAGGCGATTCCCGGCGCCGTGATTTTGGAAGCGTCGCGGTTCGACCACATCAAGCCGCTTCTCGATACCGGGGAGCCGCCGGACATCATCCTGCTGGACCTGCACATGCCGGGGATGAGCGGACTGATCGGGCTGATGATGCTGCGCTCCGAACATCCGGCGATTCCGGTGATCGTTGTGTCGGCATCGGAGGATCCGGTGACGATCCAACGCTCCATCGACTATGGCGCCTCCGGATTCGTCCCGAAATCGGCTCCCAACACCCAGATCGTCGAGGCAATCCACGCCGTGCTCGACGGCGAGCTGTGGCTGCCGGAGATCAACGGCGGCCCGGAAACCGATGCCCCCGACCCCGCCCAACGCGCCGCCACCCTGACCCCCCAGCAACTCCGCGTCCTCGCCGGCATCGCCGAAGGCAAACTGAACAAGCAGATCGCCTACGAGATGAACGTCGCCGAGACGACGGTGAAGGCCCACGTCACCACGATCCTGCGCAAGCTGGGCGTGCTGACTAGAACGCAGGCCGCGGTGCTGGCGAGCCAGCTGGCGCTATCCGCCGCACCGCCGCCGCCGGTGGAGTGAGGCAGGCATTGTCCCCTTCCTATCCCTCCCCCGCTAACGCGGGAGAGAGGACTGCCGCCGCTTTGCACAAGGCACCATCTCCCTCGAAGAGGGGGAGGGTTGGGGAGGGAGCACAGTGCGTCAATCGCTCGCCATCCGCTGCCCCTCCGCCAGCAACTGCCCCAGCAGCGCCCTTAGCGCACCCGGACGCACCGGCTTGTAGAGCAGCCGGCAGCCCGCGGCTTCGATGTCCTCCCGCACGGCGGCGTCGCGGTCGGCGGTGACGACCGCCGCGGGGATGTCGCTGCCCAGCCGGGCGCGCAATGTCCGCAGGGCCTCCACGCCGGTCAGGCTGCGGTCGAGGTGGTAGTCGGTCAGGATCACGTCGGGCGTGCGGCCCTCCAGCTTCTCCAGGGCAAGGTCGGGGGCGGCCGCGGTGACGACGCGGCAGGACCAGCTGGACAACAGATCCTCGGTGGCGCGGGCGATGGCTGGCTCGTTTTCCAGGCAGAGCACCAGCACGCCGCGCAGGTCGCGGCCGCGCGGGCGGACCACCACGGCGCGGGCGGCGACCGGCTCGTCGGTCAGCGGCACCAGCACGGAGAAGGCACTGCCCCGACCAACCTTTGAGCGCACCTGGACCGTATGGCCGAGGATGCCGGCCAGACGCTCGACGATGGCGAGGCCGAGTCCCAACCCCTTGCCGCGGTCGTCGCCGTCATTGTCCAACTGCCGGAACTCCATGAAGATTTCCGGCACCTTGTGTTCGGGGATGCCCGGCCCGGTGTCCCACACCTCGATCGACAGGAAATGTCCCCGCCTGCGGCAGCCCAGCAGGATGCGGCCCGTGCGGGTGTAGCGCACAGCGTTGGCGAGGTAATTCTGTAGGATGCGTCGCAGCAGCGTCGGGTCGCTGCGCACCGTGGCCGAACAGTCGACCACGCGCAGCCCCAGCCCGTGGCGGCTGGCCAGCACGGTGAATTCCTCGCCCAACGGCTTCAGCAACTCTTCGATGCGCATCGGCACCGGGTTCGGCTTCACCACGCCGCTGTCGATCTTGGAAACGTCCAGCAAATCGCCCAGGATCGTCTCCACCGAGCGCAGCGAGGCGTCGATCTGGCGGATGGCGCTGTCGCCATTGCGTTCACCCAGAGCGGACAGGAACAGCCGGGCGGCGTGCAGCGGCTGCAGCAGATCGTGGCTGGCGGCGGCCAGGAAGCGGGTCTTGCCACGGTTGGCGCGCTCGGCCTCCGCCTTGGCTTCCGACAGGGCGTGTGTGCGCTCCTCGATCCGTCGTTCCAGCGACTCGTTGGCTTCGCGCAGGGCAGCGGCGGCGCGGTGGCGCTCCGTGACGTCGGTGTAGACGGCGACGAAGCCGCCGCCCCGTGGCTTTGAACTGGGCATCGGGTTGGTGGCGATCTCCAGCACCGTCCCGTCGGGCCGCACCCGTTCATAGACGTCGGGCCTGTTGCGGCGGCGCGGGTCGGAACGCCGCTCCAGCAGGGTCTCGATCTCGCCATTGCGGCCATATTCGCCGCGCCGCGCGATCAGCCCGACGATGTCCTGCAGCGAGGTGCCGACCTGGACGAAGCCGTCCGGAAGGTCCAGCAGGACCAGGAACTGGTTGTTCCAGGTGGCGACGCGCCAGTCCTCGTCGAACACCGCGATGCCTTGGGGCACGTTCTCGACCGTGGCGCGCAATAGCTCGTGCTGCTTCAGGATGGCGCGCGACGCCTCGTCGATGATCGACCGCGCGTCGGTGCGCGACAGCCGGCGGTCCGACAGCAGCCCGGCCACCACCACGCGGGCCGACGCCGAACCGACCGCACCGGCCAAGAGCCGTTCGGTCAGCTGGATCGCCTCCCCGTCGGTGCGTGTCAGCAACGCGGTGCGCAGATCGCCCTCGGCCACCCCGGTGAACCGGCGGAAGGCGGCGTCGGCGCGCGGCTGCCCGACATAGCGTACCGCCAGATCGTGCAGGTCGGCCAGCGTGGCGCCGCGTGGCCCGTGCGGTTCGCCGTCGGAGGCGCGGCGCAGGCTCATGAAACGGGCGGCCTGCTGGCGCTCCAGCGTCGACGGACGGGTCAGCAGCGACACCACGACGAACAGCAGGATGTTCGGACCCAGGCTCCACAGGGCGGCGTTGGTCAGCGGGTCGATGCCGGCGATGCCGGCCAGCGCCACCGGGCTGAGGCCGGTCAGGCCGAACGGACCCTCGCGCAGCGCGCTGGAGGCCAGCCAGCCGGCATCGGCGAAGGACGGCAACAGCATGGTGTAGGCCCAGCCCAGGAATCCGGCGCAGATGCCGGCGAAGGCGCCGCTGCGGCTGGCCCGGCTCCAGATCAGGCCGCCCAGCAGGGCGGGGGCGAACTGCGCCACCGCGGTGAAGCTCATCATGCCGATGGTCGCCAGCGGAAAAGCGGGGCCGATCAGCCGGTAGCAGCCATAGGACAGCAGAACCAGCACGATCACCGCCGACCGGCGCACCAGCAGCAGGATCCCCGCCGGATCGTCGCGCAGCCGCCGGTCGTCGGGGCGCAGCGCCATCAGCAGCGGAACGGCGATGTCGTTGCAGATCATGGTGCTGAGCGCCACCATCTCCACCAGGATCATGCTGGTGGCGGCGGAAAGCCCGCCGATGAAGGCCGCCAGCGCCAGCCACGGCCGGCCCTGGCTCAGCGGGATGGACACCATGAAGGTGTCGGCGTTGGTCGTGCCGTCGGGAAGCAGCATCAGCCCGGCCAGCGCCACCGGCAGGACGAACAGGTTGATGGCGACCAGATAGGCGGGGAACAGCTTGGCCGACGACCGCACGTCGCCGGCATGGGTGTTCTCCACCACCGCGACGTGGAACTGGCGCGGCAGGCACAGGATCGCCAGTCCGGACAGCAGGCAGGCCACCCACCAGTCGGTGCCGATGCTGTCCAGCCTGATCAGTTCGAGGAATCCGGGATGGCGGACGGCGGCGTCGATGAAGGTGGCGGGGTCGCCGAAGACGGAAAAGGCGATGGCGCCGCCCACCCCCAGCGCCGCGGCCAGCTTCACCACCGATTCGGCGGCGATGGCCATCATCAGCCCGCGGTGATGTTCGTTGGCCGACACGCTGCGTACGCCGAACAGGATGGCGAAGGCCGCCATCAACAGCGCCGCCATCAGCGCGGTCCCGCCCGGCATCTGGCTGAGATCGGTGCCCAGCGATGCCCCGGCCAGGATTTCGAAGCTGACGCTGATCGCCTTCAACTGCAGGGCGATGTAGGGCAGAAGCCCGATCACGGCGGCGATGGTGACCAGCGCCGCCAGACTGCGGCTCTTGCCGTAGCGGGCGGACAGGAAGTCGGAAATGGAGACGACGTTCTCCGACTTCGCCACCCGGACGATGCGGGCCAGAATCGGCCAGCCCAGCCCGATCATCAGGATCGGCCCGACATAGATCGGCAGGAAATAAAATCCCCCCGTCGCCGCCCGCCCGACCGCGCCGTAGAAGGTCCAGGAGGTGCAATAGACGCCGAAGCTCAGCGCATAGAGCCAGGGCGTGCGCCGGTCGCTGCCATGATTGCCGGTGCGGTCGCCGTACCACGCGATGGCGAACAGCGACAACAGATAGGCCAGCGATGCGGCCAGGATGAACCAGCTTTCCATGGGGCTTCGCGCATCCCGTTTTTGATTTTTACTCCCTGTGGGAGACAGCTTATCACAAGGCGCGCATGTGCGCCGCGCCCGCATTCGCCACCCACCTTCGGCCGCACGCATAAGGCGGATATCGGCCTTGGACGGGGGCAAAGGTGGCCGCCCGACCGCACCTCCGGTGAGCGTGGCACTCTTCCGACCCGCCGTTGTTCTTCCTGCCGGGCTGCAAAGCTTTTGGTCGAAAACGAGAAGGTGAAGGAGAGTCCGAATGGTAGCGGTCAGCGCCGGTTCCCAGACCAGCATCAACACCGACGAACTCGGGGTGACGGGTATCCGGGGCGGCACGGTCACCGTGGCCACGCCCAGCCAGCTCGTCATCAGCTATCCGGACGGCCGGTCCACCGACTTCCGCGGCAATTTCACCTATGACGCGGCCACGCAGACCCTGACCGGGGGAACCATCGCCAGCGTCACCAACGCCACGAACGGCGTTCCCGACCTGTCGGTGTCGCAGTTGAACCTGCCGGTCGCGACCGCACTGGGTTGGGCTGCGGCCGGTACCGACGCGGAGGCGATCCGCGATGCCCTGCTGAGCGGCAACGACAGCCTGACCGGGTCGGACTTCAACGATACGAAGCGCGGCTATGCCGGCGACGACACCATCAACGGCGGCCGGGGCGACGACCTGCTGGATGGCGGCAAGGGCGTGAATATCATCGACGGCAGCGACGGCATCGACACGGTGGTCCGCCACGCCTCGCGGGCCGACAGCGGTGCGGTCAAGCACGATGGCGAGATCTACGTGATCGACGCCAACGGCTATGACCGGCTGACCAATGTCGAGTTCATCCAGTACGCCGACCAGACGGTTGCCGGTGCCACCGCCCCGGTGTTCGACGGCCTGTCCTATCTCGCCGCCAACACCGACCTTGCCGCGGCCTACGGCACGGACTCCGATGCCGCCTTCGACCATTACCGGTCCTTCGGCTGGAGCGAGGGGCGCACCCTGACCTTCAATGCCGCGGGATATCTCGCCGACAATCCGGACATCTTTGCCGCCTTCGGCACCGACACCAGCGCGGCGACCCGTCACTATATCGAAACGGGGCGGCTGGAAGGCCGCCAGACCGACTTCGATTCCATGAGCTATCTTGCCGCCAACCCGGACCTGATCGCCGCCTTCGGCACGGACACGACCGCGGCGGCGCTCCATTATGCCCAGTTCGGCCGCAACGAGGGCCGGAACCTGGAGTTCGACGCCTCGTCCTATCTGGCGCGCTATCCGGATCTGCAGGCCGCCTTCGGCACAGATCTGCAGGCCGCGACCAACCATTACGTCCAGTTCGGCTACCAGGAAGGCCGCGACGCCTCGCCGCTCGCCCCCGGCGGCACCGCCTTTGCCGCGGCCGACGCCACGCAGCCGCACGCGGCGCTGTCGATTGCCTGACGGGGACGCCTGACGGAACCCGGACGGAAAATGGGCGGAGGGAAATCCCCTCCGCCCATTTCCTTTGCGGGACCATCGCCGGTTCAGGCGAAGGCCGGTAGCGTCAATCGTGCTGGTAGATGTCCACGTCCTTGGTCTCGCGGACGAACAGCAGGCCGATCACCAGGGTCGCGGCGGCGATGACGATCGGGTACCACAGGCCGGAATAGATGTCGCCGGTGGCCGCCACGATGGCGAAGGAGGTGGTCGGCAGGAAGCCGCCGAACCAGCCGTTGCCGATGTGGTAGGGCAGCGACATCGAGGTGTAGCGGATGCGGGTCGGGAACATCTCCACCAGCATGGCGGCGATCGGGCCGTAAACCATGGTCACATAGATGACCAGCACCGTCAGCAGGGCGATGACCATCACCGTGTCGATGCGGGCCGGGTCGGCCTTCGGCGGGTAGTTGGCCGCCTTCAGCGCGTCGCCCAGCCCCTTGTCGAAGGCGGCGCCCGCCGCCTTGGCGTCGGCCGGGGTGGCGGCGGTGGCCGGACCGTGGCTCAGCGACACGGTGGTGTTGGCCTGCGGCAGGGCGGAATAGCCGGGGATGACCGTGCTGCCGACCTTGATCGAGGCGACGGTACCGGCCGGCCCCGCTTCGTTGGTGTAGGGGATGCCGCGTTTCACCAGGGCGCTCTTGGCGATGTCGCAGGAACTGGTGAACTGGCTGGTGCCGACCGGGTTGAACTGGAACGAGCATTCGTTCGGATCGGCGACGACGACGACCGGTGCCGTGGCGATGGCTTCCTCAAGCGCCGGGTTGGCGTAGTGGGTGATGCCCTTGAACAGCGGGAAATAGGTCAGGCAGGCCAGCAGCAGTCCTGCCATGATGATCGGCTTGCGGCCGATCCTGTCGGCCAGCGAACCGAAGATCACGAAGAAGGGCGTGCCGATCAGCAGCGCCGCCGCGATCATCAGGTTGGCCGCCTGGGCATCGACCTTCAGCGTCTGGGTCAGGAAAAACAGGGCATAGAACTGGCCGGTGTACCAGACCACCGCCTGACCGGCGACGAGGCCGAACAGGGCGAGCAGCACGATCTTCAGGTTCTTCCACCGGCCGAAGGATTCGGTCAGCGGCGCGGTCGAATGCTTGCCCTCCTCCTTCATCTTCTTGAAGGCGGGCGATTCGTTCAGCATCAGCCGGATCCACACCGAGATGCCGAGCAGCACGATGGAGATCAGGAACGGGATGCGCCAGCCCCAGGCGTTGAAATCCTCCGGCGACATCGACACGCGGCAGCCCAGGATGACCAGCAGCGACAGGAACAGGCCGAGCGTCGCAGTGGTCTGGATCCAAGAGGTGTAGTTGCCGCGGCGGCCATGCGGCGCATGTTCGGCGACATAGGTGGCGGCACCGCCATATTCGCCGCCGAGAGCCAGACCCTGCAGCAGGCGCAGCCCGATCAGGATGATCGGCGCTGCGATGCCGATCGAGGCATAGTTGGGCAGGATGCCGACGATGAAGGTCGACAGGCCCATGATGAGGATGGTGACAAGGAAGGTGTATTTGCGGCCGATCATGTCGCCGAGACGGCCGAAGACCAGGGCACCGAAGGGCCGGACCGCAAAGCCGGCGGCGAACGCCATCAGGGCGAAGATGAAGGCCGCGGTCGGGTTCACGCCCGAAAAGAACTGCGCGGCGATGACCGCGCTGAGCGATCCGTAGAGATAGAAGTCGTACCACTCGAAAACCGTCCCGAGCGAGGACGCGAAGATGACTTTCTTCTCCTCGCCCGTCATCGGTCGGACGGCATCAGCCGTCGAAGCCGCATAGGCCATGGTTTTCACCCTCCCAAGTGAATAAGCCAGGACTGTGGTTGGTTTTTTGTGAGCGGCACATCGTGGTCATGCCGTTGAATGACCGAGCCCGCTTCTTGGTCGTTGTGCAGATAGTTGCGTATACAAACTATCGGCGTCACCCCCGACCATGGTCGGGGGGCAACGGGGCGCGGTATTGGGTTACACTGTCCTATTGTGCGAATTCGGCTGCTCGCCGGAACAGCCCTTACTGGAAAACCGGGGCATAGAGCAGCCCGCCCTGCGTCCAGGGCCGGTTCACGCCGCGGTCCAGCTTGAAGGGGGACCGGCTGCCGAGATTGCGGTCGAAGATCTCGCCGTAATTCCCGACCTGCACCACCGCCTGATAGGCCCAGTCCGGACGCAGGCCCGCCTTGGCCGCCACTTCCGGCATGCCGGACAGCAGGCGCCGCATCTCGCTGCTGCCGGTGATGCGCTGGAAATTGGCGTTGGCGCCGGTGACGCCGGCATCGTCGGTCAGGAACAGCGCGAACATGACCCAACGCACCGCCGCCATCCACATGCGGTCGCTGTTCGGCGTCAGCGGCGCCAGCGGCTCGCGGGCGGCAACGGAAGAGGCCACGGGGGTGTCGGCGATTTCCAGCGCGTCCTGCGGCGCGTCCAACATATGCAGCGCCGTGGTCAGCAATGCCCGGTCTGCGCTGACCGCCGCGCACTCGCGGCTGAGGAAGGCCTCCAGCGTGTCGGGCCAGCCGGGGAAGCTGCGCAGCTTCCAGGGTCGCTTGCCGCCGGCGATCAGGGACTCCAGTTCGGCCTGGGTGGTGGTCCCGGCCG
Coding sequences within:
- the gltA gene encoding citrate synthase, producing MESSKHTPHGDVNQVGTVTLTDDATGKTLKLPVLSGSTGPNVIDIRKLYAETGYFTYDPGFTSTAACDSAITYIDGDQGVLLHRGYAIADLAENCDFLEVCHLLLNGELPNPQQKADFERTITYHTMVHEQLAKFYSGFRRDAHPMAIMCGVVGALSAFYHDSTDIFDPVQRKIAAHRLIAKMPTMAAMAYKYTVGEPFMYPRNDLSFAENFLYMTFGTPCEEWKVDPVLSEAMEKIFILHADHEQNASTSTVRLAGSSHANPFACIASGIAALWGPAHGGANEAVLKMLEEIGSVERIPEFVRRAKDKNDSFRLMGFGHRVYKNYDPRAKIMRETCYQVLDRLGIQDEPHLSIAMELEKIALSDEYFVEKKLYPNVDFYSGIILKAMGFPTSMFTVLFAVARTVGWISQWKEMIEDPAQKIGRPRQLFTGYAARPFVPLDKR
- a CDS encoding calcium-binding protein — encoded protein: MVAVSAGSQTSINTDELGVTGIRGGTVTVATPSQLVISYPDGRSTDFRGNFTYDAATQTLTGGTIASVTNATNGVPDLSVSQLNLPVATALGWAAAGTDAEAIRDALLSGNDSLTGSDFNDTKRGYAGDDTINGGRGDDLLDGGKGVNIIDGSDGIDTVVRHASRADSGAVKHDGEIYVIDANGYDRLTNVEFIQYADQTVAGATAPVFDGLSYLAANTDLAAAYGTDSDAAFDHYRSFGWSEGRTLTFNAAGYLADNPDIFAAFGTDTSAATRHYIETGRLEGRQTDFDSMSYLAANPDLIAAFGTDTTAAALHYAQFGRNEGRNLEFDASSYLARYPDLQAAFGTDLQAATNHYVQFGYQEGRDASPLAPGGTAFAAADATQPHAALSIA
- a CDS encoding NahK/ErcS family hybrid sensor histidine kinase/response regulator; this encodes MESWFILAASLAYLLSLFAIAWYGDRTGNHGSDRRTPWLYALSFGVYCTSWTFYGAVGRAATGGFYFLPIYVGPILMIGLGWPILARIVRVAKSENVVSISDFLSARYGKSRSLAALVTIAAVIGLLPYIALQLKAISVSFEILAGASLGTDLSQMPGGTALMAALLMAAFAILFGVRSVSANEHHRGLMMAIAAESVVKLAAALGVGGAIAFSVFGDPATFIDAAVRHPGFLELIRLDSIGTDWWVACLLSGLAILCLPRQFHVAVVENTHAGDVRSSAKLFPAYLVAINLFVLPVALAGLMLLPDGTTNADTFMVSIPLSQGRPWLALAAFIGGLSAATSMILVEMVALSTMICNDIAVPLLMALRPDDRRLRDDPAGILLLVRRSAVIVLVLLSYGCYRLIGPAFPLATIGMMSFTAVAQFAPALLGGLIWSRASRSGAFAGICAGFLGWAYTMLLPSFADAGWLASSALREGPFGLTGLSPVALAGIAGIDPLTNAALWSLGPNILLFVVVSLLTRPSTLERQQAARFMSLRRASDGEPHGPRGATLADLHDLAVRYVGQPRADAAFRRFTGVAEGDLRTALLTRTDGEAIQLTERLLAGAVGSASARVVVAGLLSDRRLSRTDARSIIDEASRAILKQHELLRATVENVPQGIAVFDEDWRVATWNNQFLVLLDLPDGFVQVGTSLQDIVGLIARRGEYGRNGEIETLLERRSDPRRRNRPDVYERVRPDGTVLEIATNPMPSSKPRGGGFVAVYTDVTERHRAAAALREANESLERRIEERTHALSEAKAEAERANRGKTRFLAAASHDLLQPLHAARLFLSALGERNGDSAIRQIDASLRSVETILGDLLDVSKIDSGVVKPNPVPMRIEELLKPLGEEFTVLASRHGLGLRVVDCSATVRSDPTLLRRILQNYLANAVRYTRTGRILLGCRRRGHFLSIEVWDTGPGIPEHKVPEIFMEFRQLDNDGDDRGKGLGLGLAIVERLAGILGHTVQVRSKVGRGSAFSVLVPLTDEPVAARAVVVRPRGRDLRGVLVLCLENEPAIARATEDLLSSWSCRVVTAAAPDLALEKLEGRTPDVILTDYHLDRSLTGVEALRTLRARLGSDIPAAVVTADRDAAVREDIEAAGCRLLYKPVRPGALRALLGQLLAEGQRMASD
- a CDS encoding MFS transporter; this encodes MAYAASTADAVRPMTGEEKKVIFASSLGTVFEWYDFYLYGSLSAVIAAQFFSGVNPTAAFIFALMAFAAGFAVRPFGALVFGRLGDMIGRKYTFLVTILIMGLSTFIVGILPNYASIGIAAPIILIGLRLLQGLALGGEYGGAATYVAEHAPHGRRGNYTSWIQTTATLGLFLSLLVILGCRVSMSPEDFNAWGWRIPFLISIVLLGISVWIRLMLNESPAFKKMKEEGKHSTAPLTESFGRWKNLKIVLLALFGLVAGQAVVWYTGQFYALFFLTQTLKVDAQAANLMIAAALLIGTPFFVIFGSLADRIGRKPIIMAGLLLACLTYFPLFKGITHYANPALEEAIATAPVVVVADPNECSFQFNPVGTSQFTSSCDIAKSALVKRGIPYTNEAGPAGTVASIKVGSTVIPGYSALPQANTTVSLSHGPATAATPADAKAAGAAFDKGLGDALKAANYPPKADPARIDTVMVIALLTVLVIYVTMVYGPIAAMLVEMFPTRIRYTSMSLPYHIGNGWFGGFLPTTSFAIVAATGDIYSGLWYPIVIAAATLVIGLLFVRETKDVDIYQHD
- a CDS encoding response regulator transcription factor gives rise to the protein MSHRILIADDHPLMRTALTQTIGQAIPGAVILEASRFDHIKPLLDTGEPPDIILLDLHMPGMSGLIGLMMLRSEHPAIPVIVVSASEDPVTIQRSIDYGASGFVPKSAPNTQIVEAIHAVLDGELWLPEINGGPETDAPDPAQRAATLTPQQLRVLAGIAEGKLNKQIAYEMNVAETTVKAHVTTILRKLGVLTRTQAAVLASQLALSAAPPPPVE
- a CDS encoding transporter substrate-binding domain-containing protein gives rise to the protein MGSKPVAVAFGLLLALQFFTGAGTGATAAQPEPAAARNGDRPVLAEIERRGVVRCGVSFNPGFAANDDGGRPVGFMVDLCRALAAAVLGKADAVEVRRLSKLQEFAAVATGEVDVSFAQTSWTLTRDATYAVDFGPPIFYDVQGIAAWRLPDGRSALDGELTVCVPAGTTTQAELESLIAGGKRPWKLRSFPGWPDTLEAFLSRECAAVSADRALLTTALHMLDAPQDALEIADTPVASSVAAREPLAPLTPNSDRMWMAAVRWVMFALFLTDDAGVTGANANFQRITGSSEMRRLLSGMPEVAAKAGLRPDWAYQAVVQVGNYGEIFDRNLGSRSPFKLDRGVNRPWTQGGLLYAPVFQ